The sequence below is a genomic window from Actinokineospora baliensis.
CGGAGTTCTTCAGCACCCCGCCGTCGCCGCGCACGCCCTCGGTGACCAGGATGCCCTTCACGCTGGGCGGCCACACCATGCCGGTCGGGTGGAACTGCACGAACTCCATGTTGATCAGCGTGGCGCCCGCCCGCAGCGCGAGCGCGTGCCCGTCACCGGTGTACTCCCAGGAGTTGGAGGTCACCTTGAAGCTCTTGCCGATGCCGCCGGTGGCCAGCACGACCGCCGGGGCCTCGAACAGGATGAACCGACCGGACTCGCGCCAGTACCCGAAGGCACCCGCGATCGCGTCGCCGTCCTTGAGCAGCTCGGTGACCGTGCACTCGGCGAAGACCTTGATCCTGGCCTCGTAGTCGCCGGACTCGCGGAAGTCCTCCTGCTGCAGCGACACGATCTTCTGCTGCATGGTGCGGATCAGCTCGAGGCCGGTGCGGTCGCCGACGTGGGCGAGCCGGGGGTAGGTGTGGCCGCCGAAGTTGCGCTGGCTGATCCGGCCGTCGGTGGTCCGGTCGAACAGGGCGCCGTAGGTCTCCAGCTCCCAGACCCGGTCCGGGGCCTCCTTGGCGTGCAACTCGGCCATCCGCCAGTTGTTCAGGAACTTGCCGCCGCGCATCGTGTCGCGGAAGTGGACCTGCCAGTTGTCGTTGGAGTTCGCGTTGCCCATTGACGCGGCACAGCCGCCCTCGGCCATCACCGTGTGGGCCTTGCCGAACAGCGACTTGCACACCACGGCGACGCGCAGCCCCCGCTGCCGCGCCTCGATCACCGCGCGCAGTCCCGCGCCACCGGCTCCGATGACCACCACGTCGTAGGAGTGGCGCTCGACCTCGGTCATGTGTTCCTCTCGAGAATGTCTAGCCGCTTCAGGTTCAGAAGAAGCGCAGATCGGAGATGGCACCGCTGGCGACGAGCATCACGTAGAGGTCCGTCAGCACCAGCGTGCCGAGGGTCGTCCAAGCCAGCCGCATGTGCCGGACGTTGAGCTTGGAGACCAGGGTCCAGGCGCGGTAGCGCACGGGGTGCTTGGAGAAGTGCTTGAGCCTGCCGCCCGCGATGTGCCTGCAGGAGTGGCACGAGAGCGTGTAGGCCCAGAGCAGGACCACGTTGACCAGCAGGACCAGGTTGCCCAGGCCGAGGCCGTGGGTGAGGGCCACGACGGCGTCGTAAGTATTGATCACCGAGACGAGCAGCGCCACGTAGAAGAAGTAGCGGTGCGCGTTCTGCACGACCAGCGGGAGCTTGGTCTCCCCCGAGTACGACGCGTGCGGCTCGGCCACGGCGCAGGCGGGCGGCGACTGCCACACCGACCGGTAGTAGGCCTTGCGGTAGTAGTAGCAGGTCAGCCGGAAGCCGAGCAGGAACGGCAGGGCGATGAAGCCGAGCGGGATCCAGCCCGGCAGCTCCGGCAGCGGGGTGCCGAAGTGGCTGGATCCCGGCAGGCACGACTCGCTCAGGCACGGCGAGTAGAACGGTGTCAGGTAGCCGTACTGCTCGACCACGTACCACTTGCCCATGAACGAGCGGACCGTCGCGTAGCCGATGAAGGTCAGCAGGCCGAGGTTGGTGAGCAGGGGCGGGAGCCACCACCGGTCGGTCCGCAGGGTGCGCGCGGAGATACTCGCCCGGGTGGGGGCGCCAACACCTGACGTCATCGTGTCCTCGTTGTTGAGCTGTGTGGTGGTCTAGCGCTGGTGGCCGCCGACTCCCTCGTCGTCGGCGCCGTGCCACAGCGCTGGGTCGTACGGGGTGTCCGGCACGACGACGACGTCAGCCGGTTCCGGCCGCCTCGGGATGGGGGCGGTCGGGGTGGTGGTGAAGTCGGCGGCGTCGATATCGATGCGCTCGATGTCGTTGACGAGCCTGCGGACGGCGGGCACGTCGCCGTACCTGGCCCGCAGGGCACCGACGCACTGCCGCAGTTGACCGATGGTCCGCTGCAGCTCGCTGATCTCCGTACTCGACATGTCGCACCTCCGTACCTGCGTCCGGTCGCGGCGTGGGTCCGTTGCCGTCGGGGGACCCGGTCACCGCTCGTCGCCGACTGTGCCTTGCGACGGCAGATGTGACAAGTACCACAAGCGGCGCGTCGATGGGTGATCGACCCCGTGCCGGGGGTGGTCAAGACCTGTGATCTCGCGCACACGCGAAGGTCGACCGTACAGTGTTAGGGCAGGTGAAACCGTTGCCCGGCAAGGAAAGCGGGCCGCAACTGTCCCGTGTGACACTGCCCACTGTGGCCGACCCTCAAGGTCATCGCCCGGCGGCGTCCCGGCGCCCGAAAATCTCCGCCCGCGGGGAGTGGATCATCACCCGGCGTGACGGCGCGGTTGCTTCTAGTCGTGCGCGGTGTCGGCGTCGAGGGCGGCGCGGACGACCCGGTAGGCCATCCCCTCGCCGTAGCCGCGGCGGGCGAGCATCGCGACGAGGCGGCGGACCTTGGTCTGCTCGTCGAGGCCGCGCATGCCGCCCAGCTTCTTGTCGACCAGCTCCGCGGCGCGCTCCTGCTCGGCGTCGGTGTCCACCGCCGCGACCGCCTCGGCCACGATCTCGTCGTCGACCCCCTTGCGGCGCAGCTCCGTCGC
It includes:
- a CDS encoding regulatory protein RecX, whose amino-acid sequence is MAAKARDICYRLLAARDRTRVELAQALRRKEIPDDVAEVVLGKFDRAGLINDAAFAESWVRSRHTHRGLGRRALATELRRKGVDDEIVAEAVAAVDTDAEQERAAELVDKKLGGMRGLDEQTKVRRLVAMLARRGYGEGMAYRVVRAALDADTAHD